From Aquabacterium sp. A3, a single genomic window includes:
- the ntrB gene encoding nitrate ABC transporter permease, protein MSSTSTTWWRSDQVKASVLSLLILGLILAIWHLATLPKASPAANLTPEQIEYLQLMGKDPLAEGGGAGSGFPTLAQMGSVVWGHITDPFYDNGPNDKGIGIQLAYSLGRVAVGYLIAMAVAIPLGFVIGMSPLIYRALDPFIQVLKPISPLAWMPLALYTIKDSTTSGIFVIFICSIWPMLINTAFGVASVRKDWLNVARTLEVSRWRTAFEVILPAAAPTILTGMRISMGIAWLVIVAAEMLVGGTGIGYFVWNEWNNLSLPNVMFAILMIGLVGMVLDLSFGRLQKAVTYVD, encoded by the coding sequence ATGAGCAGCACATCCACGACATGGTGGCGGTCAGACCAGGTCAAGGCCAGCGTGCTGTCGCTGTTGATCCTGGGCCTGATCCTGGCCATCTGGCACCTGGCCACCCTGCCCAAGGCCTCGCCTGCGGCCAACCTCACGCCCGAGCAGATCGAGTACCTGCAGCTGATGGGCAAGGACCCGCTGGCCGAAGGCGGCGGTGCAGGGTCGGGCTTTCCCACGCTGGCGCAGATGGGCTCGGTGGTGTGGGGCCACATCACCGACCCCTTTTACGACAACGGGCCCAACGACAAGGGCATCGGCATCCAGCTGGCGTATTCGCTGGGCCGCGTGGCGGTGGGCTACCTGATCGCCATGGCCGTGGCCATTCCCCTGGGCTTCGTGATCGGCATGTCGCCCCTGATCTACCGGGCGCTCGACCCCTTCATCCAGGTGCTCAAGCCGATCTCGCCGCTGGCCTGGATGCCCCTGGCGCTCTACACCATCAAGGATTCGACCACCTCGGGCATCTTCGTGATCTTCATCTGCTCGATCTGGCCCATGCTGATCAACACCGCCTTCGGGGTGGCCAGCGTGCGCAAGGACTGGCTCAACGTGGCCCGCACGCTGGAGGTCTCGCGCTGGCGCACGGCCTTTGAGGTGATCCTGCCGGCGGCGGCGCCCACCATCCTCACGGGCATGCGCATCAGCATGGGCATCGCGTGGCTGGTGATCGTGGCCGCCGAGATGCTGGTGGGGGGCACGGGCATCGGCTACTTCGTGTGGAACGAGTGGAACAACCTCTCGCTGCCCAACGTGATGTTCGCCATCCTCATGATCGGTCTGGTGGGCATGGTGCTCGACCTGAGCTTTGGACGACTGCAAAAGGCGGTGACCTATGTCGACTGA
- a CDS encoding ABC transporter ATP-binding protein, translated as MSTDPSRAYLQVQGLAKTYPGATEAVFDQVNFEIKRGEFVCIIGHSGCGKTTILNTLAGLERASQGHVFMDGREVSAPGLERGVVFQGHALMPWLTVRQNIAFAVRSKWPDKSKAELRAHVEKYVQLVGLSHAIDKKPSQLSGGMKQRVGIARAFAIEPKMLLLDEPFGALDALTRGTIQDELLRICAETQQTVFMITHDVDEAILLADKILLMSNGPQARVAEIVVNTLPRDRTRAGLHHDPQFYPLRNHLVDFLVDRSKQLSHGRAPVEPPEVRPGLAAGLAPAAVSVMAVA; from the coding sequence ATGTCGACTGACCCTTCCCGAGCCTACCTGCAGGTGCAAGGCCTGGCCAAGACCTACCCTGGCGCCACCGAGGCCGTGTTCGATCAGGTCAACTTCGAGATCAAGCGCGGTGAGTTCGTCTGCATCATCGGCCATTCGGGCTGCGGCAAGACCACCATCCTCAACACCCTGGCCGGGCTCGAAAGAGCGTCTCAAGGGCATGTGTTCATGGACGGGCGCGAGGTGTCGGCCCCCGGCCTGGAGCGCGGTGTGGTCTTCCAGGGCCACGCATTGATGCCCTGGCTCACGGTGCGGCAGAACATCGCGTTTGCCGTGCGCTCGAAGTGGCCCGACAAGAGCAAGGCCGAGTTGCGTGCCCATGTCGAGAAGTACGTGCAGCTGGTGGGCCTGAGCCACGCCATCGACAAGAAGCCCTCGCAACTGTCGGGCGGCATGAAACAACGGGTGGGCATTGCGCGCGCCTTTGCCATCGAGCCCAAGATGCTGTTGCTCGACGAGCCCTTCGGTGCGCTCGATGCGCTGACGCGCGGCACCATCCAGGACGAGCTGCTGCGCATCTGCGCCGAGACCCAGCAGACGGTGTTCATGATCACGCACGATGTGGACGAGGCCATTTTGCTGGCCGACAAGATCTTGCTGATGAGCAACGGCCCGCAAGCCCGTGTGGCCGAGATCGTGGTCAACACCCTGCCGCGTGACCGCACGCGCGCGGGCCTGCACCACGACCCGCAGTTCTACCCCTTGCGCAACCACCTGGTGGATTTTCTGGTGGACCGCTCCAAGCAGCTCAGCCACGGGCGTGCGCCGGTGGAGCCGCCCGAGGTGCGCCCAGGTCTGGCCGCAGGCCTGGCACCTGCGGCGGTGTCCGTGATGGCGGTGGCCTGA
- a CDS encoding CmpA/NrtA family ABC transporter substrate-binding protein, whose protein sequence is MSRYFDPFDADRPLRLQCACGQDHSPEEHNAAVAREQATQELQRRSETEDFQTYAREFIQASMMKALFPQDDQRRRFLRAVGKGTAMAAISSVMPLTTLEAMAQEAAPLEKKDLKIGFIPITCATPLIMAHPLGFYKKQGLNVSVVKTAGWALIRDKMINKEYDATHFLSPMPLAISMGLGSNPKPMHVATIQNTNGQAITLANKHKDKRDPKMWKGFKFAVPFEYSMHNFLLRYYVAEAGLDPDRDIQIRVVPPPEMVANLRAGNIDGYLGPDPFNQRAVYEEIGFIHILTKDLWDGHPCCAFGTSGEFIEQNPNTFAALFRAVLTAAAMARQPKNRELIAKVISPTQYLNQPEAVVKQVLTGRFADGLGNVKNVPDRADFNPIPWQSMAVWMLTQMKRWGYVKGDVNYKQIAEQVFLLTDAKKYMKQLGETAPEGAYPGFKVMGKAFDPAKPEAYVNSFAVKRT, encoded by the coding sequence ATGTCACGTTACTTCGATCCCTTCGACGCCGACCGCCCCCTGCGCCTGCAATGCGCATGCGGACAAGACCACAGCCCGGAAGAGCACAACGCGGCCGTGGCGCGTGAGCAGGCCACGCAAGAACTGCAGCGTCGCAGCGAGACCGAAGACTTCCAGACCTACGCCCGGGAGTTCATCCAGGCCAGCATGATGAAGGCCTTGTTCCCGCAAGACGACCAGCGCCGTCGCTTCTTGCGTGCGGTGGGCAAGGGCACGGCCATGGCGGCCATCTCCAGCGTGATGCCCCTCACCACGCTGGAGGCCATGGCGCAAGAAGCCGCCCCGCTGGAGAAAAAAGACCTCAAGATCGGCTTCATCCCCATCACCTGCGCCACGCCCTTGATCATGGCCCACCCCCTGGGCTTCTACAAGAAGCAGGGCTTGAACGTGAGCGTGGTCAAGACGGCTGGTTGGGCCCTCATCCGCGACAAGATGATCAACAAGGAGTACGACGCCACGCACTTCCTGTCGCCGATGCCGCTGGCCATCAGCATGGGGCTGGGCTCCAATCCCAAGCCCATGCACGTGGCCACCATCCAGAACACGAACGGGCAGGCCATCACCCTGGCCAACAAGCACAAGGACAAGCGCGACCCCAAGATGTGGAAGGGCTTCAAGTTCGCGGTGCCCTTCGAGTACTCCATGCACAACTTCCTGCTGCGTTACTACGTGGCCGAAGCGGGCCTGGACCCGGACCGCGACATCCAGATCCGCGTGGTGCCGCCGCCCGAGATGGTGGCCAACCTGCGCGCCGGCAACATCGACGGCTACCTCGGCCCCGACCCGTTCAACCAGCGTGCGGTGTATGAAGAAATCGGCTTCATCCACATCCTCACCAAAGACCTGTGGGATGGCCACCCCTGCTGCGCCTTCGGCACCAGCGGCGAGTTCATCGAGCAGAACCCCAACACCTTCGCCGCCCTGTTCCGCGCCGTGCTGACGGCCGCGGCCATGGCCCGCCAGCCCAAGAACCGCGAGCTGATCGCCAAGGTCATCTCGCCCACGCAGTACCTCAACCAGCCCGAGGCGGTGGTCAAACAGGTGCTCACGGGCCGCTTTGCCGATGGCCTGGGCAACGTGAAGAACGTGCCCGACCGCGCCGACTTCAACCCCATCCCCTGGCAGTCGATGGCGGTGTGGATGCTCACTCAGATGAAGCGTTGGGGCTATGTGAAGGGCGATGTGAACTACAAGCAGATCGCCGAGCAGGTGTTCTTGCTGACCGACGCCAAGAAGTACATGAAGCAGTTGGGCGAAACCGCACCCGAAGGCGCCTACCCCGGCTTCAAGGTGATGGGCAAGGCCTTCGATCCGGCCAAGCCTGAAGCCTACGTCAACAGCTTTGCGGTCAAGCGCACCTGA
- a CDS encoding nuclear transport factor 2 family protein, which produces MNETLAREAAPLLKGVPTVSRPPLPPFTEETARLKVQMAEDAWNSKDPERCAAAYTEDSWWRNRSEFFTGREAIKAFLTRKWAKEHEYRLKKRLFAFHGNRISVCFEYEYHDDAGQWWRAYGNENWTFDERGLMARREASINDVPIAESDRQFK; this is translated from the coding sequence ATGAATGAAACGCTGGCCAGAGAAGCCGCGCCCCTCTTGAAAGGAGTGCCCACCGTGAGCCGTCCCCCGCTGCCCCCGTTCACCGAAGAAACGGCCCGCCTGAAGGTGCAGATGGCCGAAGACGCCTGGAACAGCAAAGACCCCGAGCGCTGTGCGGCGGCCTACACCGAGGACTCGTGGTGGCGCAACCGCAGCGAGTTCTTCACCGGGCGCGAAGCCATCAAGGCCTTCTTGACGCGCAAGTGGGCCAAAGAGCATGAGTACCGACTCAAGAAGCGCTTGTTTGCCTTCCACGGCAACCGCATCTCGGTGTGCTTCGAGTACGAGTACCACGACGATGCCGGCCAGTGGTGGCGGGCGTACGGCAACGAGAACTGGACCTTCGATGAGCGCGGCCTGATGGCCCGCCGCGAAGCCTCGATCAACGACGTGCCGATCGCCGAATCGGACCGTCAATTCAAGTGA